A part of Aspergillus oryzae RIB40 DNA, chromosome 7 genomic DNA contains:
- the rmt2 gene encoding protein-arginine N5-methyltransferase (guanidinoacetate methyltransferase and related proteins): protein MTDPTTEIDVDLDVQEILLAASQHDIPKLRQLIRSNQTIANPVNVKDPETGYAPLHAAIAACEPDDEEPNGVQTNGEQGDEQKSVEEKGSATVRFLLQEGAIWNDLDNNNETPGCVARRLGLTELYEQLVDAGVRAELLLNRLDGYEELEDDDEEEEEGQEEQTGTEEVEVEGESAPQLVEATTTTETAMETGPDVTNSRYLDSNLTFQNDRLLDQDQNGVMMAWETDIMAKSAKKLLPTSGLRVLNVGHGMGIVDGFIQEQSPAEHHIIEAHPEVVAEMKRKGWGEKPGVTIHEGRWQDILPDLVGQGVMFDAIYYDTFAESYGDFREFFSEQVIGLLEQEGKWSFFNGMGADRQISYDVYQKVAEMDLMDAGFDVEWEEIALPKLDNEWDGVRRAYWQIESYRLPLCKYMD, encoded by the coding sequence atgaCCGACCCCACAACAGAAATCGATGTCGACCTCGACGTCCAAGAAATCCTCCTCGCCGCCTCCCAACACGACATCCCCAAACTCCGCCAACTAATCCGCTCAAACCAAACAATCGCAAACCCCGTCAATGTCAAGGACCCCGAAACCGGATATGCGCCGCTGCATGCAGCAATTGCGGCCTGCGAGCCTGACGACGAGGAGCCGAACGGCGTCCAGACCAACGGGGAGCAGGGAGACGAGCAGAAGAGCgttgaggagaagggctCGGCGACTGTGAGGTTTTTGCTTCAGGAGGGTGCGATTTGGAATGAtcttgataataataatgagACGCCTGGGTGTGTTGCTAGGCGGTTGGGGTTGACGGAGCTGTATGAGCAGCTTGTTGATGCTGGTGTGCGGGCGGAGTTGCTTTTGAATCGGTTGGATGGGTatgaggagcttgaggatgatgatgaggaagaggaggagggacAGGAAGAGCAGACTGGGActgaggaggtggaggtggagggtgaATCTGCTCCTCAATTGGTTGAGGCGACTACCACTACTGAAACGGCTATGGAGACGGGCCCCGATGTCACTAATTCCCGGTATCTTGATTCCAATTTGACTTTCCAGAATGATCGGCTGCTGGATCAAGATCAGAATGGTGTTATGATGGCTTGGGAGACGGATATCATGGCCAAGTCGGCGAAGAAGCTACTGCCTACGTCTGGACTGCGTGTTCTGAATGTCGGACATGGTATGGGTATTGTGGACGGATTCATCCAGGAGCAGTCGCCAGCAGAGCACCATATCATTGAAGCGCACCCGGAGGTTGTCGCCGAGATGAAGCGGAAGGGCTGGGGTGAGAAGCCGGGTGTTACGATCCACGAGGGCCGGTGGCAGGATATTCTCCCTGACTTGGTCGGACAGGGAGTTATGTTCGATGCCATCTACTACGATACATTTGCCGAGTCGTATGGCGACTTCCGGGAGTTCTTCAGTGAGCAGGTTATTGGACTGCTTGAGCAAGAAGGGAAGTGGAGTTTCTTCAACGGTATGGGGGCTGACCGGCAAATCAGCTACGATGTCTACCAGAAGGTAGCCGAGATGGACCTTATGGATGCTGGGTTCGATGTTGAATGGGA